A genomic stretch from Octopus bimaculoides isolate UCB-OBI-ISO-001 chromosome 29, ASM119413v2, whole genome shotgun sequence includes:
- the LOC106874966 gene encoding uncharacterized protein LOC106874966, giving the protein MAVPVLGARLRNIRPLQLVRDMNRMPGPMRGRLADRSAVVRNPGHPHQIAPVMQHMPQVLTSAQQQTPASYIPSRATLPAATMPGPTYRMPHPPPPGVSTGPVMPPPSGFIAPPIEPSYFLQ; this is encoded by the exons ATGGCTGTTCCTGTGTTGGGAGCTCGGCTGCGGAACATACGACCGTTACAGCTAG TTCGCGACATGAATAGAATGCCTGGCCCCATGAGAGGCAG ACTGGCCGATCGATCTGCCGTGGTGCGCAACCCAGGCCACCCACACCAAATTGCACCTGTGATGCAACACATGCCCCAGGTGCTCACGTCTGCACAGCAACAGACCCCTGCCTCATACATCCCGTCGAGAGCCACCTTGCCTGCCGCCACGATGCCTGGCCCCACCTACAGGATGCCACACCCTCCACCACCAG GTGTGTCTACAGGACCAGTGATGCCACCCCCGTCTGGTTTCATAGCGCCGCCTATA GAacctagctatttcttgcaataa